From Haloarcula sp. CBA1127, a single genomic window includes:
- a CDS encoding DMT family transporter produces MISRRTFALAAVASVLLGGTFVGAKAGLSYLPPLLFVSLRFDIAAVVLLGYVVVTRSRDELLPQTRGDVLGILSTGLFALGLANALIFVGQQSATSAVAAIIFSLNPILTPVFAALLLSDERLSARGGLGMVIGLLGVGLVVSPDPAMLLSGGIGKLILFAGAASAALGSVLIRWSGGGLSSTVRTAWALPVAAALCHSLSIGMGESAATAVWSPTAIAALLYVGIFAGAIAYIAYFGLLDVTGAIQANLIFYVVPVVSTLGGWALLGEAITPTAVAGFLTIFTGFVVLGSESVDIRGLLPGTTDEADTVSESLGITDEPRGFESD; encoded by the coding sequence ATGATTTCGCGCCGGACGTTCGCCCTCGCCGCCGTTGCCAGTGTCCTGCTTGGCGGAACCTTCGTCGGCGCGAAGGCCGGACTGTCGTATCTCCCGCCGCTTCTGTTCGTCTCCCTCCGGTTCGATATCGCCGCCGTCGTGCTCCTCGGCTACGTCGTCGTGACGCGATCCCGGGACGAACTGCTCCCGCAGACCCGCGGCGACGTGCTGGGGATTCTCTCGACGGGCCTGTTCGCGCTCGGTCTCGCGAACGCACTGATATTCGTGGGCCAGCAGTCCGCTACCAGCGCGGTTGCCGCTATCATCTTCAGCCTCAATCCGATACTGACGCCGGTGTTCGCCGCTCTCCTGCTCTCCGACGAACGACTTTCGGCCCGCGGCGGTCTCGGGATGGTAATCGGCCTGCTCGGTGTCGGTCTCGTCGTTAGCCCCGACCCGGCAATGCTCCTGAGCGGGGGCATCGGCAAGCTAATCCTGTTCGCTGGCGCGGCTAGCGCGGCGCTGGGGAGCGTGCTCATTCGGTGGTCCGGTGGTGGCCTGTCGAGTACAGTCCGAACCGCGTGGGCGCTCCCTGTCGCTGCCGCGCTCTGTCACTCGCTGAGCATCGGCATGGGCGAATCAGCGGCCACGGCGGTCTGGTCCCCGACCGCGATTGCGGCCCTGCTGTACGTCGGCATCTTCGCCGGCGCAATCGCCTACATCGCCTACTTCGGCCTGCTCGATGTCACCGGGGCAATCCAGGCTAACCTCATCTTCTACGTAGTCCCCGTCGTGTCAACGCTCGGCGGGTGGGCCTTGCTCGGTGAGGCAATCACCCCGACCGCAGTGGCGGGCTTCCTGACTATCTTCACGGGGTTCGTGGTACTCGGCAGCGAGTCGGTCGACATCCGCGGACTGCTCCCGGGTACTACCGACGAGGCTGACACCGTGTCAGAGAGTCTCGGGATTACGGACGAACCGCGCGGGTTCGAGTCCGACTGA
- a CDS encoding sodium-dependent transporter, with the protein MSDRETWASRLGFLLAAIGSAVGLGNIWQFPFKTATNGGAVFLVFYLVAVLLIGFPAMLAEFIIGRRTNRNAVDAFAELGFKQWRVVGGLGVFTGFWILSYYNVVGGWVMRYILGSATGAYFGNSAEYFGAISSGPEAVAGQALFLLICVGIVAVGVEDGIEKATKVMVPSIVILMLGMAAWVTTLEGAGAGYSYFLSPDFSTLAANAGDLIPFAVGQAFFTLSLGMAAMITYSSYIGDDESLPVDGGIIVVTNTLVGVLAGLVVFPILFAINVSPDTSGPSAIFVAMASAFPQLPGGRLLGIVFFGVVLIAAISSAISLLEVAVSYGVDNTSYSRVSLSAMLGVGLFILGLPSAWDLAWFGWFDTLAYKLFLPLSVLLILVFVGWVLSSNAVAELRQGTGGLRAFGPTWLWMVRTVVILGVILTLALGLQTLFLAEDPAIIPPI; encoded by the coding sequence ATGAGTGACAGAGAAACGTGGGCCTCACGGCTCGGGTTCCTTCTCGCAGCAATCGGTAGCGCAGTCGGCCTCGGAAACATCTGGCAGTTCCCGTTCAAGACCGCGACAAACGGCGGGGCAGTGTTCCTCGTCTTTTATCTCGTCGCCGTGTTGCTCATCGGCTTCCCGGCAATGCTGGCAGAGTTCATCATCGGACGGCGAACGAATCGTAACGCCGTCGACGCGTTTGCTGAACTCGGATTCAAGCAGTGGCGGGTCGTCGGTGGTCTGGGCGTCTTTACAGGCTTCTGGATTCTCTCGTATTACAACGTCGTCGGGGGGTGGGTCATGCGGTATATCCTCGGAAGCGCGACGGGCGCATACTTCGGAAACTCCGCGGAGTACTTCGGCGCTATTTCCAGTGGCCCGGAAGCTGTCGCCGGACAGGCGCTGTTCCTGCTGATCTGTGTCGGCATCGTCGCAGTGGGTGTCGAGGACGGTATCGAGAAGGCGACGAAGGTGATGGTCCCCAGTATCGTGATTCTCATGCTCGGGATGGCGGCCTGGGTTACCACGCTTGAGGGAGCGGGGGCTGGCTACAGTTACTTCCTCTCACCTGACTTCTCCACGCTGGCGGCGAACGCCGGTGACCTGATCCCGTTCGCAGTTGGACAGGCGTTTTTCACCCTCTCGCTGGGGATGGCAGCCATGATCACTTACTCCTCGTACATCGGTGACGACGAGAGTCTCCCGGTGGATGGTGGCATTATTGTCGTGACGAACACGCTCGTCGGTGTGCTGGCCGGGCTGGTCGTGTTCCCGATTCTCTTCGCCATCAACGTCAGCCCCGACACCAGTGGTCCGTCAGCCATCTTCGTCGCGATGGCGTCGGCGTTCCCACAGCTTCCCGGAGGGCGACTCCTCGGCATCGTGTTCTTCGGCGTTGTCCTCATCGCCGCGATCTCCTCTGCCATCAGCCTCCTTGAGGTTGCAGTTTCCTACGGCGTTGACAACACGTCATACTCACGGGTGTCACTGTCGGCGATGCTCGGGGTTGGGCTGTTCATTCTGGGACTGCCGTCAGCCTGGGACCTGGCGTGGTTCGGCTGGTTCGACACGCTCGCGTACAAGCTGTTCCTCCCGCTGTCAGTGCTGCTCATTCTGGTGTTCGTCGGCTGGGTGCTCTCCTCCAACGCAGTTGCCGAACTCCGACAGGGGACGGGCGGGCTCCGGGCATTCGGTCCGACCTGGCTCTGGATGGTCCGAACGGTGGTCATCCTCGGCGTCATCCTGACGCTGGCCCTCGGCCTGCAGACGCTGTTCCTCGCTGAGGACCCCGCGATCATCCCGCCGATATAA
- a CDS encoding SDR family oxidoreductase: MSAEFNFDGEVALITGVGGALGSAVANAFLEAGATVCGSDIVEPNTEDFLLADPERVDFYRADFSDEDDVADTIDAVVDEHGRLDYLLNIAGTWRGGTPIHETDADTFDFLFDVNLKTMFLASKHAIPHLRAGEGAIVSVSARSSLEGGAGDGLYRASKAGVRLLTETIAAENLGSVRANAVMPSVIDTPMNREMMPDADFETWVDPKDIAGVMLFLCADAATVTSGAAVPVYGEV; this comes from the coding sequence ATGTCAGCTGAGTTTAATTTCGACGGCGAGGTAGCACTGATTACGGGCGTCGGCGGAGCGCTGGGTAGTGCGGTCGCAAACGCTTTCCTCGAGGCCGGGGCGACCGTCTGTGGCAGTGATATTGTCGAACCGAACACCGAGGATTTCCTGCTGGCCGACCCCGAGCGTGTGGATTTCTACCGGGCGGACTTCAGCGACGAGGACGACGTCGCCGACACCATCGACGCGGTCGTCGACGAGCACGGGCGGCTGGACTACTTGCTGAACATCGCCGGAACATGGCGCGGCGGCACACCGATCCACGAGACGGATGCGGATACGTTCGATTTCCTGTTCGACGTGAACCTGAAGACGATGTTTCTGGCGTCGAAACACGCGATTCCACACTTGCGGGCTGGCGAGGGCGCGATCGTCTCTGTCTCCGCGCGGTCGTCACTTGAGGGCGGTGCAGGCGACGGACTCTACCGAGCGTCGAAAGCCGGCGTCCGACTGCTAACAGAGACCATCGCGGCGGAGAACCTCGGGTCCGTGCGAGCCAACGCCGTCATGCCCAGCGTCATCGATACCCCGATGAACCGCGAGATGATGCCCGACGCTGACTTCGAGACGTGGGTCGATCCGAAAGATATCGCCGGCGTCATGTTGTTCCTCTGTGCTGACGCCGCAACCGTGACCAGCGGTGCGGCGGTGCCGGTGTACGGCGAGGTCTGA